One segment of Coffea arabica cultivar ET-39 chromosome 7c, Coffea Arabica ET-39 HiFi, whole genome shotgun sequence DNA contains the following:
- the LOC113697807 gene encoding uncharacterized protein: MTKFRKLNRPTGHRMSMLRTMVSQLVKHERIETTVAKAKEVRRLADNMVQLGKEGTLCAARRAAAFVRGDDVIHKLFTELAYRYKERAGGYTRVLRTRIRVGDAAPMAYIEFVDRENELRQAKPPTPQPPQRAPLDPWTKSRLSRQFAPPKEDKSSESDS; this comes from the exons atgaCTAAATTCCGAAAGCTTAATCGACCAACTGGTCATCGAATGTCCATGCTCAG AACCATGGTGTCCCAATTGGTAAAGCATGAGCGTATTGAAACCACTGTCGCAAAG GCTAAGGAAGTTCGGAGGCTTGCTGACAACATGGTGCAGCTCGGAAAAGAG GGTACCCTTTGTGCTGCAAGGCGTGCTGCTGCCTTTGTTCGGGGAGACGATGTTATTCACAAACTTTTTACGGAATTGGCTTACCGATACAA GGAGAGAGCTGGTGGGTACACTAGAGTGCTTCGTACTCGAATCAGAGTTGGTGATGCCGCTCCAATGGCGTACATTGA GTTTGTAGACAGAGAAAATGAACTTAGGCAGGCAAAACCTCCAACTCCCCAACCACCACAGAGGGCACCATTGGATCCCTGGACTAAATCACGACTCAGCAGGCAATTTGCTCCTCCTAAAGAAGACAAAAGCTCAGAGTCCGACAGTTGA